The sequence ACCTGATCGTCATGGGCGACATCGGATGCTACTCCCTGGGCGCTCTGCCGCCGTTGAGCACCCTGGACACCTGCCTGTGCATGGGCGCCGGCGTGGGGCTGGCGCTGGGCATCGAGCGGGTCGCAGACGAACAGGAGGCGCGGCGCGTGGTCGGCGTCATCGGCGACAGCACGTTCTTCCATTCGGGCATGACGGGCGTTCTGGACGCGGTCTACAACGGTTCACGCGGCACGCTGCTGGTCCTGGACAACCGCACGACGGCCATGACCGGCGGGCAGGACCATCCGGGGACGGGCCGCCGGCTGGACGGCACGGCGGCCCCTCAGGCGGACGTGGCGGCGGTCTGCCGCGGCCTGGGCGTGCGCGACGTGCGGGTGATTGACCCCTACGACCGGGCGGGCCTGGAGCGGGCCCTGCGCGAGGCCACGGCCGGCGACCGGTACAGCGTCATCGTCTGCCGGCGGCCCTGCCTGCTGGCCGAACGCCCGCGCGAGGTGCGTCGCTTCGTGATCGATGCCGAGGCGTGCAGGGATTGCGGCGCCTGCCTGCGCACGGGATGCCCCGCCCTGGAGCCGGCGGACGGGTTCGTGCGCATCAGCGAAGCGCTGTGCCGCGGCTGCGGGCTCTGCGCCGAGATGTGCCGATTCGGCGCGGTACGGGAGGTGCAATGCCCGTGAGCGAAGCCACCAACGTGCTGATCGTCGGAGTCGGCGGGCAGGGCGTGCTGAAGGCCGGCCAGGTGCTGGCCGATGCCCTCGTTGCCTGCGGGCACGACGTCAAGCAGAGCGAGGTGCACGGCATGGCGCAGCGGGGCGGCAGCGTGGTCAGCGAGGTGCGCTGGGGCGCGCGCGTCTTCAGCCCCCTGGCGCCGTGGGGCGCGGCCGACTTCATCGTGGTACTGGACGACGTGGAGGGCCGGCGCGCCGCCCCGAGGCTGCGCCCGGGGCGGGGGCGGCTCGTCTCCCTGCCGGCGGGCCCGGAGAGCGGCCTGGCCGACCGCAGGTGCCGCAACATGGCCGCTCTGGGGTTGCTGGCCCGATACCTGAGCGTGCCGGTCGAGGTCTGGCACGACGCGATCCGGCGCGCGCTGCCGCCGGTCACCCATGAGTCGAACGTCGCCGCCTTCGAGGCCG is a genomic window of Candidatus Brocadiaceae bacterium containing:
- a CDS encoding pyruvate ferredoxin oxidoreductase; the encoded protein is MPVSEATNVLIVGVGGQGVLKAGQVLADALVACGHDVKQSEVHGMAQRGGSVVSEVRWGARVFSPLAPWGAADFIVVLDDVEGRRAAPRLRPGRGRLVSLPAGPESGLADRRCRNMAALGLLARYLSVPVEVWHDAIRRALPPVTHESNVAAFEAGRRHDPDGADHAASVG